The genome window GTAGCCGACCAGGGCCGCCGCGGGCAGCCCGAGCTCGTCGCCGTAGGTGGCCAACCCGCCGAACGAGGTGTAGGTCAGCACCCCACCGAAGTCGAACGCCACCGCGGTTACCGTCACCGCCAAAACATAGAACGATTTATTGCCTTTCGCCAGGACGTCGATGGTGCACCCGCTCGCGCTACGGCAAATAATTCGTTACAGTATTTAGCGACTTCAAGACAGGGAGGTCGTCCGTGGCGGGTCCGATGGCGGGCGTGCGCGTGCTGGAGGTCGCGCAGTACACCTTCGTGCCCGCGGCCGGCGCGGTGCTGGCCGACTGGGGCGCGCAGGTCGTCAAGGTCGAGCACGCCGAACGCGGCGACGCGCAGCGCGGCATCGTGAAACTGCTCGGGCATGACCTGTACAGCCAGGGATCGTCGTTCTTCCCGGTGATGGAGGGTCCGAACCGTGGCAAGCGCAGCATCGGTCTGGCGCTGGACAACCCCGCGTCGCGGCCGGTGCTTTCCGAGCTCATTCGGCGCAGCGACGTGTTCCTCACCAACTACCTGCCCGCGGCGCGGGCCAAGCTCGGCATCGACCTTGCCGACGTGCGCGCGCTCAACCCGGACATCGTCTATGTGCGCGGCAGCGGTTTTGGCCAACGCGGGCCGGAGGCGGACAAGGGCGGCTACGACAGCACCGCGTTCTGGGCCCGCGGCGGGTCTGCGGCCGGCGCGACGGCACCCGGCGCGGAACAGCTGGTGCGCATGCCGTCGGGCGCTTATGGGGACTGCACCGGCGGCATGACCATCGCGGGCGGCATCGCCGCCGCGTTGTTCAAGCGGGCGATGACGGGGGAGACGTCGGTGGTCGACGTGTCGCTGCTCGGTGTGGGCGCGTGGACCACGCAGTTCACCGTCAACTTGGCGCTGATGAACGGCGGCCCGTTGCCGCAGAACAACCGGCCCAAGAACGGGTCGGCGGCCAACCCGCTGTCCGGTTCCTATCGCACCGCCGATGACCGGTGGTTGGAACTGACGATGCTTCAGCCGGGTCGGTACTGGCCGGAGTTCTGCGCGGCGGTGGGGCGGCCGGAGCTGGCCGCGGATGCGCGGTTCGCCGATACCGCTGGGCTGATGGCCAATGCCGGGGCGGCTGCCGAGTTGGTCGCGGAGCTCCTCGCGTCGCGCCCGTTGGCCGAGTGGATTGACATCCTGGGCAAGGTTGCGGGGCAGTGGGCGGTGGTGCAGAACTCCTGGGAGGTCGCGCAGGACTCCTCGCTGCGCGCCAACGGCGGCATCGGTGCGGTGGTTGACGCCGAGGGCGTCACCCGCGAGCTGGTCACCAACCCGGTGCAGTTCGACGAGACCGCGCCGAGCTTGACCCGCGCCCCGCAGTTCGCCGAGCACACCGACGAGGTGCTGCGCGAGCTCGGGCTGTCCGACGAGGAGCTGATCACGTTGAAGATCGTCGGAGCGGCCACGTGAAGGCGGGCATCGGCCAGACATTGGCCAGCGCAGTGGATGCCACCACGGTGGTCGTGGTGCGCTGGCCGGATGTCGATCTGGAGCTGACCTGCGGTGGCGCGGCGATGGTGGACGCCAAGGATCCGGCGACGGGCAGTGGTACCCCCGACCCGGCGCACGCGGCGGGTTCGCAACTCGGCAAGCGTTATGTGGATGCCTCCGGTGGCGTGGAACTGCTGTGCACCAAGGCGGGCACCGGCACCCTCGCGGTGAACGGCGAGCCTCTGACCATCAAGGCCGCGCAGGCCCTGCCCGCGTCGGACTGAGGTCGCCGTGCACCTGAGCATGCTGCTCGACATGGCCGTCGACGGCTTCGGCGACCGGGTGGTGGTCGGACCACGCGCCGGTGGTCTGACGCCTACTCAGCTGCAGCGATTGGCCCGCGGGGGCGCCCGTCTGGCCGCGGACGCCGACGCGATCGTGTACCTGGCGGTGAGCGGCCCGGCGTTCCCGGTGGCGCTGTTCGCCGCGGCGTATGCCGGGGTGCCGCTGGTGCCCATCAACTACCGGCTCGGCGCCCAGCAGCTGGCCGACCTGCTGGGCCGGCACCCGCGGGCGTTGGTGATCGCGGACGACACCTCGGAGAAGTTCCTTGTCCATGCGGCGAGCGCGGACCCGGTCGATGCGCCCGCGGACACCGACGCGCCCGCGGTGGTCATCTACACCTCCGGGACCACCTCGGCGCCCAAGGGCGTGCTGCTGCGCCACGCGAATCTGGTCTCCTACGTGTTCGGCACGGTGGAGTTCGCCGCCGCCGATGCCGACGAGGCGGCGTTGATGAGTGTCCCGCCGTACCACATCGCCGGGGTCTCCAACGTGCTCAGCAATCTGTTCGCGGGCCGCCGGGTGGTGTCGTTGCCCGCGTTCGAGCCGGTGGAGTGGCTGGCCACCGTGCGCGCGGAGGGCGTCACCAACGCGATGGTGGTGCCGACCATGCTGGCCCGCATCATGGCCGTCCACGGCGACCGTTGCGTGCCGTCGCTGCGCACCTTGGCCTACGGCGGTGCGGCCATGCCGCCGCGGGTCATCGAGGCCGCGCTACGCCAGTGGCCACACGTCGGCTTCGTGAACGCCTACGGTCTGACCGAGACCTCGTCGACGGTGTCGGTGCTCGGCCCGGACGACCATCGCGCCGCGCTGTCCTCGGACGATCCCGAGGTGCGCGCCCGGCTGCACTCGGCGGGCCGCCCCGTGCCCGGCGTCGAGGTGGAGATCCGTCACGGCCGCATCTGGATCCGTGGTGAGCAGGTGTCCGGGGAGTACGCCGGCGCCGGCCCCGCGGTGGACGCCCGCGGCTTCTTCGACACCCGCGACTCCGGCCGCCTGGACGACGCGGGCTTTCTGTTCGTCACCGGGCGCGTCGACGACACCATCATCCGCGGCGGGGAGAACATCGCCCCGGCGGAGATCGAGGACGTGCTGCTGCGGCATCCCGACGTCGTCGACGCCGCAGTGGTCGGTGTCCCCGACGAGGAGTGGGGCCAGCGACTGGAGGCCGTCGTCGTCTGCACCCCCGGTCCGACCCCGGACCCCGAGGACCTCCGCGCCCACGTCCGCGCCGCCCTGCGTTCGTCCAAGACCCCCGACCGCATCGTGTTCCGCGCTCAGCTGCCGCGCACCCCGACCGGCAAGCTGCTCCGCCGCGACGTCGTTTCCGACCTCGTCACCGCCCACTGACGTTCCCGCGGTAACGCTTTCTGTCGCGTACGGGGACAAGCTCCAACTCGGCTACACCGTCGCGCTGTTGTGCGACGGGGAACGACGCAACGCAGCAAGCCTCAACTGACCGATCAGCGGTCGCGGGTGAGCAGCAGGGCGCCGGCGATGGGGCCGCCCCCGTTGCTCACCAGGGCCACCTCGGCGTCGCGCACCTGACGCGCGCCGGCGGCGTGCCGCAGCTGGGCGATGGCCTCCTGGATCAGCCCGTAACCGTGCAACCGTCCGCCGGAGAGCTGCCCGCCGTTGGTGTTCAGCGGGAGCCGTCCGTCCAGTGCGATGTTCGCGCCGCCCTCCAGGAACGGGCCGGCCTCGCCGTGGCCGCAGAAACCCAACGCCTCCAGCCAGACCAGCGCCAGAATGGAGAACCCGTCGTAGAGCTGGGCCACATCCACGTCGGTGGGGCGCAGGTCGGTGCGGCTCCACAGGTGGTCGGACGCACCCTGCGCGGCCATCGAGGTCAGATCTGCGTACTGGTCCCAGGACAACCGACCCCGTGCCGCGGTGCCCACCGCCTCGATGCGCACCGCTCCGTTCGGGGTGTTCGGTGCATGCGCGGCGGTGGACACGATCAGTGCGGTGCAGCCGTCCACCGGCACATCGCAGTCCAGGAGGCACAGCGGGGTGGAGATCATCCGCGCGGCCAGGTATGCCTCGAGGCTCAGCGGGGCGGTGAACACTGCTGCCTCGGGGTCCAGCGCGGCGTGCCGGCGGAAGGTCACTGGCAGCTGGCCGAGTTGCTCGCGGGTGGTGCCGAACTCGTGCATGTGTCGCATCGCCACCGGGGCCAGCCAGTTCACCGGCGAAGTGCCACCGAACGGCGCGCTCCACACGCCGTAGCTGTGGGCGCGTTCCGACCCCAGCACCGCAGCGCGTCCGCCGCTGCCCTGGGCAGAGGACTCGGTCACCGTCCGGTACACCAGCACGTGTCGGCACAGGCCGGTGGACACCGCCATCGCCGCGGCCACCACCGCCCCGAGTTGGCCGGGAAGCTCCGCACTGCCCTGAAACCACGTCAGATTCAGTCGCAGCGCGTCCTGTACCTCCTGCGGCGGTGGGCCCGCGTAGCCGAAGGTGACATCGGCCGAGCCGCCCGGGTAGGTGCAGATGCCGTCGATGTCGCCCCGGGCCAACCCGGCGTCGGCGATCGCAGCGCCCGCGGCGTCCACGGTGAGGTCCAGGGCGGAGCGTCCCAGCCGGCGGCCGATCGCGGAGCGCGCGACGCCGCTGATCACCGCGTCGTGTTCGAACTTGTCGCTCACGTCGCCTCCGGGACGAACACCGGGTAGTAGGCGTCATTGCGGTCAACGAAGGCGACCCGGACCTGCTGGCCGATACGCACCTCGTCGATCGGGCAGCCGACGACGTTCGTGGTCAGCCGCAGGCCGTCTTGCTCGGGGAACTCCACGATCGCGTAGACGTAGGGCTCCTGGCCCGGCGTCCACGGCTGCACGTTGATGGTGAACGTGTGCACGGTCGCGCGCCCGGACACCGGCTGCGGCGCGACGTTCGCCGACAGGCACTGTGGGCAGCGGGAGGACGGCGGATGCAGCCAGTACCCGCAGTCGCCGCAGCGCAGGAAGCGCAGCACGCCATCGGCACCGGACTGCCAGAAGAACCGGCCCAGCGGGTCGTCCGAGGGGGCCGGTCGGTGCAGCAGTGGATCCTGCATCAGGGTCGGAAGTCCGCGACGTTGAGGTACCCACCGGCGTCGATGCGCAGCTGGGCGCCGCCGGTGATCAGCGCGACCTTGCCCGATACTCGGCCGGTCCGAGCCTGCGTCATGCTCAGTCCATCAGGTCGAGCACGGACCGCGCGCCGGGTGCGGAGAGCAGGTGCGCGTCGCCTGCCTCCAGGTGACGGCGCCACAGCGATTCGGCACCGGCCACGTCCCGCGCGGCGATCAGGTCGATGAGCTTGCGGTGCGCGCGGTGCGCGACCTCCAGGCCCTCACGGGTGCTGGCCTCGGTGCCGTGCGCGGCGAGGAAGCGGTCGGCCTGCACCTGGATGATCCGGTTGGTTACCGAGGTGAGCACGTCGTAGGTCATGCACCCGGTGAGCTGCACCACCAAGTGGTGGAAACGCCCGTGCGCGCGGCTGGCCTGCGCCGGGTCGTCCATCGCCGCGGCCTCCTCGGCCAGCGCGCCGCGCAACACCGCGACGATCTCCGGGGTGCCGCGCTCGGCGAGCAGACCGGCGGCCGGCGCCTCGAGCATGACCCGCGCGTGATGCACGTCGGCGAGCGTCGCACCCTCGTACTGCAGCAGCAGCCCGATGTAGCGGGACACCATCGGCACCGCCGGGGTCCGGATGCGTGCCCCGCCGCCCGCGCCGCGGCGCACCACCAACAGCCCCTCGGACTCCAGGATGCGCAGCGCCTCCCGCACCGTGGTGCGCGCGACCCTCATCTCGGCCATCAACTGGTCCTCGGGCGGCAGCGGGTCGTCGGCCTCGAGTTCCCCGGTGACGATCTTGCGGCGCAGCGTGCGGGCGACGATCTCCGCGGCCTTGGGCAGCCGGATTGCCTCGAGCTTGGGGGTCGCCACGGCCGCTCCTCGGTGATTGGCGAAATAAATCGTAACAGGATTAGGCTATTTCCGTGTCGACCCCCGCTGAGGACCTGCGCGCCACGTTGACGACCCTGCCGGCGCAGCTGCGCCGCGGGTCCGACGCCTCGTTCGAGGAGGCCTTGGAGGCCCAGCGATGGCTGGCCTCGGTCGGCTGGGCCGCGCCCGGCTGGCCGGTCGAGCACGGTGGGCGCGGCCTCGGCGTCGGCGACCGGATTGCCTGCGACCGCGAGTTCTCCGCCGCCGACGTGCCGCTGCCCGCGGGCATTCTCGGCCTGGCCAACGTCGGCCCGGCGCTGATGGAGTTCGGTACCCCGGAGCAGCGCGCGAGCCTGCCGCGGATCCTGGACGGCAGCGAGATCTGGTGCCAGGGATTCAGTGAGCCGGATGCGGGCAGCGACCTGGCCGGGCTGCGCACCCGAGCCCGGCTCGACGACGATGACTTCGTGATCGACGGTCAGAAGGTGTGGACCTCGCACGGCATGTGGGCCACCCACTGCATGCTGCTCGCCCGCACCGACCCGAATGCGCCCAAGCACAAGGGCATTTCCGTGCTGCTGGTGCCGATGGACACCGCCGGCATCGAGCGACGGCCGATCCGGATGATCTCCGGTGACTCGGAGTTCGCCGAGGTGTTCTTCACCGACGTGCGGGTGCCGCGTTCGGCGCTGATGGGACCGTTGCACGGCGGTTGGGGCGTCACCGTGCGCACCCTGGTACACGAACGCACCGGCGTGCTGACCCGGGCTGCGGCGCTGGCGGACCGAGCGCGCCGGATTGCCGCCGGCAGCGGCGATCCGGCCCCGTTGGACCGCGACGAACTGGTGCGCCGCTACGTCGACGCACGAGTGCTCGGTCAGCTGGGTCGGGCGACGTTGGCCCGCGGTGAGGCGGGGGAGGAGACGTCCGGCCTGCAGACGCTGATCAAGCTGTCCTGGGGCATCACCGACCGCGCCCTGGCCGAGACCGCACTCGACCTCGGCGGCCTGCCCGCCGTCACCGGCCTGCGCGAGGACCTCGCCTACCGCTGGCTGTTCACCCGCTGCTCGACGATTGCCGCGGGCACTACCGAGGTGCTCAAGGACCTCGTCGCCGAACGCGTCCTCGGCCTGCCCCGCGCCTGAGGCGCGCTTCCGGCTTGCTCATTCATGAGCGCAGCGGTGACTGTCATACGCAGGGCGTCATTTCCGCGCCCGGTTTGTCCAGGTTCTGTGACGCCTCGGGTATGACAGAGCGCGCTCAGATCATGAATGAGCAACCGAGCGGCGCCCTCGTGCGTCAGTCGAAGAACACCGTGATGGCGCGCTCCGGGCACTCGCCGGCACCGCGAAACGCGGCCTCGGCAAGCTCCTCGGGGATCTCGAACTCGCCGCCGACGTTGTAGCCGTCGTCGTCGAGGGTGTACACCTCCGGCGCCGTGGCGAAGCAGCGGGCGTTGCCCTGGCAGACCGCCCGGTTGACCTTCACACGCACGACAAGCTCCTCACTTCGGGGCCATCCGGATCACGCCGTCGAGGCGGACGGTCTCGCCGTTGAAGTACGAGTTGGTGAGCATCTCCAACGCCAGGGAGGCGAACTCGGCGGGTCGCCCGGGCGCTTGGGGAACGGGACGCCGGCGCCCAGCGACGCCGCCACCCGGGGTCGTTCACCGGCCGCTCCCGTCTTGCCGTAGAAAGAATTCGTTATAAGATAAAGCGACCAAAGCGCCCGGAGCAATCACGAGGTGAGCCGAATGCCGCTGCGGGACGACATGCAGCTGATCTCGGTCGACGATCATCTGGTCGAGCCCCCGCACGTCTGGCAGGACCGTCTGCCCGCCGCGCTGCGCGACGCGGGCCCGCGCATCGTGCGCGAGGGCGGGCCGCAGGGCGCCACCGACGTGTGGGTCTACGAGGGCCGGCGCTACCCGCAGATCGGGCTGAACGCGGTGGCGGGACGCCCTCCGGAGGAGTTCGGCACCGAGCCGATGCGCTACTCCGACATGATCCCTGGCTGCTACGAGCCCGAGGCCCGGATCATCGACATGGACCTCGACGGCGTGCAGGCCGCGATCTGCTTCCCGTCGTTCCCGCGTTTCGCGGGCACGGTGTTCCTGCAGGCCGAGGACTTCAAGCTGGCGCTGCTCTGCGTGCAGGCCTGGAACGACTTCATGATCGACGAGTGGTGCGCGGCCGCAGCGGGGCGCTTCATTCCCATCGCGATCCTGCCGCTGTGGGACGTGGCGGCCTGCGTCGCGGAGATCCAGCGCACCGCGGCCAAGGGCGTCAAGGCGATCTCGTTCACCGAGAACCCGGTGCCGCTGGGCCTGCCGTCGTTCCATACCGACCACTGGGACCCAGTGTTCGCTGCCGCGCAGGAGGCGAACCTGCCGCTGTCGATGCACTTCGGCACCTCCGGCCAGGCGCCCACCACCGCGCCGGACGCCCCGTTCGCGGTGACGATCACTCTCTTCGGCTGCAATTCCATGTTCGCTGCCGCCGACCTGATCTTTTCGCCCGTCTTCCACAAGTTCCCGAACCTCAAGGTTTCCCTCGCCGAGGGCGGCATCGGGTGGGTGCCTTACCTGCTCGAGCGCGCGGACTACGTGTGGGACCGGCACCGCTGGTACCAGAACGTGAACCAGGATGTGCCACCCTCGGAGCTGTTCCGCCGGCATATCTGGGGCTGCTTCATCGACGACGTGCACGGGCTGAACAGCCGTTACGAGATCGGCATCGACCACATCACCTGGGAATGCGACTACCCGCACTCGGACTCCAACTGGCCGAACAGCCGCAAGCGGGCGATCGAGGTGTTTGCCGAGATCCCGGACGACGAGGTGCACCGGATGGTCGAGTGGAACAGTCGCGAGCTGTTCAACTTCCCGCGGGCCATCTGATGCCGCGGCCGGCGGAGAACGCCTCCGATTGGTCCGACCTCGACCTGCTCACCGTCGAGGAGGCCACCGAACGTCTCACCGCGGAAATCGCCGCCACCACCGAGGAACTGACCGGGCTGCCCGACGGTCCTGAGCGCTCGGCCGCCCAACATCGCCTCGGGCTGTTGGCGAAGGCCAAGGAGCGCGCCGCCCGCGGCGCAAGCCGCCCGCTCTATGGGGAGCAGACGTGACCGCCGCGCCTCCCGATCACGTGCCGGCCGAGTTGGTCCGGGACGTCGACCACGTGTTCGGCGCGGACTTTCTCGCCGACCCGTTCGCCGCGTTCCGCACCCTGCGCGACCAGCACGTGCTGTGGAGCCCACACCACGGCGGCTACTGGATCCTCACCCGCGCCGAGGACATCCGCGCCGCGCTGCAGCAGCCCGAGTTGTTCTCCTCGGTCGCCACCGGCATCCCGGCGCATGTCGCCCGCAAGGAGAAGTTGGCCCCGTTGGAGCTCGATCCGCCGGAGCACACCGCCTACCGACGGGTGATCGCGCCGTTGTTCGCGCCGAAGGCGGTGACCGTCCGTACCGCGGCGATCTCCGACACCTGCGTCGGTCTCATCGACGGGTTTTCCGACCGCGGGCGCGCGGAGTTCGTAACTGAGTTCGCCGAGCCGTTCCCCACCCGGATCTTCACCAACATCCTCGGTCTGCCGGCCGCCGAGGCGCCGCGTTTTGTGCAGTGGAACGCCAAACTGCTGCACAGTCAGGACCAGCCCGAGGTCCGCCGCGAGGCCGGTATCGAGATCAACGACTACCTGCGCGAACTGATCGCCGCCCGGCGCGCGGCCCCGCGTGACGACGTGGTCTCCGCGCTGCTCGGCGGCGAGATCGACGGCCGGCCGATCTGCGACGACGAGGTGCAGAACATCTGTTTCCTGCTGTTTGTGGCCGGGTTGGACACCGTCACCGCGGCATTGACCTGGTGCTTCCACTTCCTCGCGCAGAATTCCGACCACCGGCGGCAGCTCGTCGCCGACCCGGCGATCCTGCCCGGCGCGGTGGAGGAACTGCTGCGGGTGCACTCGTTCATCAACCCCGCCCGCACCGTCACCCGAGACCTGGAGTTCGCGGGGGTGTCGATGCGCAAGGGCGAACGGATCCTGCTGTCCACGGTGTTGGCCGCGCAGGATCCCGAGGAGTTCCCGGACGAGGCGCAGGTGCGCTTCAACCGTACCGCCAACCGGCATCTGGCTTTCGGGGCCGGGCCGCACCGCTGCGCGGGGTCGCATTTGGCGCGTGACGAGATCGGTACCGCGCTCGCGCAATGGCACGCCCGCATCCCGGACTACGCGATTGCTGAGGGCGCTGAGCTCTCCATTCACGCGGGCGGTGCCATGGGCATCGACCGCCTGCCCCTGGTGTGGTCGGCATGACCGATCGCCCGGACCGCAACGGTCTGTCCGCGGACGAGCTCGCCGCCGAACTGCGCGTGTTCCTCGCCGAGCACCACCCTGGCCGCACCCCGCCGGCCACAGTCCCGACGGCGGCCGCGGAACGCCTCGCGTTCCAGCGCACTTGGCAGGCCACGCTATTCGATCATGGCTGGGCCGCGCCCGGCTGGCCGCGGCGCTGGGGCGGCATGGGGCTGCCGCTGCGGCTGCAGGCCGTGCACCACCGGGAGATGGCGCTGGCCCGGACCCCGGTGGCGCCGTCCCGCATCGGCTACATCGTCGGGCCCTCGCTGCTCGCCTACGGCACCGAGGCGCAACTGGAACGCTTCCTGCGGCCACTGATCCGCACCGACGAGCTGTGGTGCCAGGGATTCTCCGAACCCGACGCGGGATCTGACCTGGCGTCACTGCGAACCAGAGCTGTGCTCGACGGCGACGTTTACCGGGTAACCGGACGCAAGGTGTGGACCTCCGGTGCGCAGTTCGCGGACTGGATGCTGTGTCTGGCCCGCACCGGACCGGCCGGTTCCGGGGCGGCGGGCATCACCGCGCTGGCACTGGACATGCACGCGCCCGGCGTCAACGCTCGCCCGCTGCGGGACATGACCGGCGGCGCGCACTTCGCCGAGGTGGAACTCGACGACGTGCGGGTACCCGTTGCGTACCGGGTCGGTGATGAGAACGCCGGTTGGGCGGTTGCCCGCGCCACGTTGGGCCACGAACGGTCCACCTCGCTGGCCTCGGCCGGCATGCGCTATCGCCGGGTGACCGGTGACCTGTTGGAGCTCGCGCAACGCCGCGGCCGCACGGACGACCCTTACGACCGCGATGCCCTGGCCCGTGCGGTGACCGATGCCCGGCTGTTGGAGTGGAGCGGGCAGCGGGTGCTCGGCCGGGTGTTGGAGGGTGGCGAGCCCGGGCCGTTGGCCTCGGTGATCCGGCTGCAGCACGCTCTGTTCGAGCAGGGGCTGCACGAACTGGCCACCGACCTGCTCGGCCCGCACGCCGCGCTGGCCGCGTCCGAGGCACACCTGGCCGCGGGCGGCAAGCAGGACGGCGCCTGGCTGCGCGGCTTCCTGCGCACCCGGGCCAGCACGATCGGGGCGGGCACCGCCGAGATCCAACGCACCACCATTGCCGACAAGGTTCTCGGGCTTCGGGAGGTAGGACGATGAGCGCCGTCGACGTTGAGAGCAGCGCGATGTTCGTGTTCAGCGACGAGCAGAACGCGCTGCGCGCCACCGTGCGCCGCTTCCTCGCCGAGCGGTCGCCGGAGACCGAGGTGCGTCGGCTGATGGAGACCGAAACCGGGTATGACACCGCGGTCTGGCAGCTGATGGCGGGTCAGCTCGGCCTGCAGGGCCTGGCGCTGCCGGAGAAGTTCGGCGGGTCCGGGTTCGGCTTCGTGGACCTGCAGATCGTGCTGGAGGAGATGGGTCGCGCGCTGCTGTGCGCGCCGTTCCTGTCCGGCGTGGTACTCGCCGCCAACGCGGTGCTGCTCTCCGGCGACGAGGCAGCCTGCGCGCAGTACCTGCCGGGCATCGCGGAGGGCGGCACGATCGCCGCGCTGGCGGTCACCGAGGCCTCGGGCAGCTGGCGCGCCGGCGACGTCACTACCGCGGCCACCGCGGTCGTCGGCGGCTACGCACTGAGCGGGGAGAAACTATTCGTGCCCGACGGGCACGTCGCCGACCTGTTGTTCGTGCTGGCGCGCACCGCGGTCGGTCCGTCGCTGTTCGCCGTCGACCCCGCGGCGGGCGGCGTCACCCGCGAGCCGATGGGCACCCTGGACGCCACCCGCAAGCAGTCCCGCCTGACCTTCGACGGGGCCCGGGCACGCCTCATCGGCGAGGACGGCGGCGCCGAGCGCCCGCTGTCCCAGACGTTGGACCTGGCCGCCGCCGCGTTGGCCGCCGAGCAGGCCGGCGGTGCCCGCCGGGTGCTGGAGATGGCCGTCGAATACGCCAAGGTGCGCGAGCAGTTCGGCCGGCCCATCGGCTCCTTCCAGGCCATCAAGCACAAGTGCGCGGACATGCTGCTCGCGGTGGAGTCGGCGACCTCCGCGGCCTACGCGGTGGGTTGGGCCATCGACGAGGGCAGCGACGAGGTCGGGGTGCTGGCCAGCCTGGCGAAGGCGTTCTGCTCGGAGGCCTACACGCACTGCACCGCGGAGAACATCCAGATCCATGGCGGCATCGGGTTCACCTGGGAGCACCCCGCGCACCTGTACTTCAAGCGGGCGAAAAGCACGGAGATCCTGTTCGGCAACCCGCGCTATCACCGCGCCCTGCTCGCCGACCGGCTCGGCATCTGAGGATGGACGCCACCGCCGCGCGGGCGCTACTGCCGGGCAGCACGTGTTGGGTCGGTGGTGGCCTCGTGGAGGGCACCGGGCAGAGCCGCACCTACGTGCACCCCGGCGACGGCAGCGTCACCGGCGAGTCCCGCCTCGCCGGGCCGGACCAGGTGGAACACGCGATCGCGGCCGC of Sporichthyaceae bacterium contains these proteins:
- a CDS encoding CoA transferase, whose amino-acid sequence is MAGPMAGVRVLEVAQYTFVPAAGAVLADWGAQVVKVEHAERGDAQRGIVKLLGHDLYSQGSSFFPVMEGPNRGKRSIGLALDNPASRPVLSELIRRSDVFLTNYLPAARAKLGIDLADVRALNPDIVYVRGSGFGQRGPEADKGGYDSTAFWARGGSAAGATAPGAEQLVRMPSGAYGDCTGGMTIAGGIAAALFKRAMTGETSVVDVSLLGVGAWTTQFTVNLALMNGGPLPQNNRPKNGSAANPLSGSYRTADDRWLELTMLQPGRYWPEFCAAVGRPELAADARFADTAGLMANAGAAAELVAELLASRPLAEWIDILGKVAGQWAVVQNSWEVAQDSSLRANGGIGAVVDAEGVTRELVTNPVQFDETAPSLTRAPQFAEHTDEVLRELGLSDEELITLKIVGAAT
- a CDS encoding long-chain fatty acid--CoA ligase, whose translation is MHLSMLLDMAVDGFGDRVVVGPRAGGLTPTQLQRLARGGARLAADADAIVYLAVSGPAFPVALFAAAYAGVPLVPINYRLGAQQLADLLGRHPRALVIADDTSEKFLVHAASADPVDAPADTDAPAVVIYTSGTTSAPKGVLLRHANLVSYVFGTVEFAAADADEAALMSVPPYHIAGVSNVLSNLFAGRRVVSLPAFEPVEWLATVRAEGVTNAMVVPTMLARIMAVHGDRCVPSLRTLAYGGAAMPPRVIEAALRQWPHVGFVNAYGLTETSSTVSVLGPDDHRAALSSDDPEVRARLHSAGRPVPGVEVEIRHGRIWIRGEQVSGEYAGAGPAVDARGFFDTRDSGRLDDAGFLFVTGRVDDTIIRGGENIAPAEIEDVLLRHPDVVDAAVVGVPDEEWGQRLEAVVVCTPGPTPDPEDLRAHVRAALRSSKTPDRIVFRAQLPRTPTGKLLRRDVVSDLVTAH
- a CDS encoding thiolase family protein; its protein translation is MSDKFEHDAVISGVARSAIGRRLGRSALDLTVDAAGAAIADAGLARGDIDGICTYPGGSADVTFGYAGPPPQEVQDALRLNLTWFQGSAELPGQLGAVVAAAMAVSTGLCRHVLVYRTVTESSAQGSGGRAAVLGSERAHSYGVWSAPFGGTSPVNWLAPVAMRHMHEFGTTREQLGQLPVTFRRHAALDPEAAVFTAPLSLEAYLAARMISTPLCLLDCDVPVDGCTALIVSTAAHAPNTPNGAVRIEAVGTAARGRLSWDQYADLTSMAAQGASDHLWSRTDLRPTDVDVAQLYDGFSILALVWLEALGFCGHGEAGPFLEGGANIALDGRLPLNTNGGQLSGGRLHGYGLIQEAIAQLRHAAGARQVRDAEVALVSNGGGPIAGALLLTRDR
- a CDS encoding OB-fold domain-containing protein, producing the protein MQDPLLHRPAPSDDPLGRFFWQSGADGVLRFLRCGDCGYWLHPPSSRCPQCLSANVAPQPVSGRATVHTFTINVQPWTPGQEPYVYAIVEFPEQDGLRLTTNVVGCPIDEVRIGQQVRVAFVDRNDAYYPVFVPEAT
- a CDS encoding FCD domain-containing protein, with protein sequence MATPKLEAIRLPKAAEIVARTLRRKIVTGELEADDPLPPEDQLMAEMRVARTTVREALRILESEGLLVVRRGAGGGARIRTPAVPMVSRYIGLLLQYEGATLADVHHARVMLEAPAAGLLAERGTPEIVAVLRGALAEEAAAMDDPAQASRAHGRFHHLVVQLTGCMTYDVLTSVTNRIIQVQADRFLAAHGTEASTREGLEVAHRAHRKLIDLIAARDVAGAESLWRRHLEAGDAHLLSAPGARSVLDLMD
- a CDS encoding acyl-CoA dehydrogenase family protein — its product is MSTPAEDLRATLTTLPAQLRRGSDASFEEALEAQRWLASVGWAAPGWPVEHGGRGLGVGDRIACDREFSAADVPLPAGILGLANVGPALMEFGTPEQRASLPRILDGSEIWCQGFSEPDAGSDLAGLRTRARLDDDDFVIDGQKVWTSHGMWATHCMLLARTDPNAPKHKGISVLLVPMDTAGIERRPIRMISGDSEFAEVFFTDVRVPRSALMGPLHGGWGVTVRTLVHERTGVLTRAAALADRARRIAAGSGDPAPLDRDELVRRYVDARVLGQLGRATLARGEAGEETSGLQTLIKLSWGITDRALAETALDLGGLPAVTGLREDLAYRWLFTRCSTIAAGTTEVLKDLVAERVLGLPRA
- a CDS encoding ferredoxin; this translates as MRVKVNRAVCQGNARCFATAPEVYTLDDDGYNVGGEFEIPEELAEAAFRGAGECPERAITVFFD
- a CDS encoding amidohydrolase family protein; amino-acid sequence: MPLRDDMQLISVDDHLVEPPHVWQDRLPAALRDAGPRIVREGGPQGATDVWVYEGRRYPQIGLNAVAGRPPEEFGTEPMRYSDMIPGCYEPEARIIDMDLDGVQAAICFPSFPRFAGTVFLQAEDFKLALLCVQAWNDFMIDEWCAAAAGRFIPIAILPLWDVAACVAEIQRTAAKGVKAISFTENPVPLGLPSFHTDHWDPVFAAAQEANLPLSMHFGTSGQAPTTAPDAPFAVTITLFGCNSMFAAADLIFSPVFHKFPNLKVSLAEGGIGWVPYLLERADYVWDRHRWYQNVNQDVPPSELFRRHIWGCFIDDVHGLNSRYEIGIDHITWECDYPHSDSNWPNSRKRAIEVFAEIPDDEVHRMVEWNSRELFNFPRAI
- a CDS encoding cytochrome P450 — its product is MTAAPPDHVPAELVRDVDHVFGADFLADPFAAFRTLRDQHVLWSPHHGGYWILTRAEDIRAALQQPELFSSVATGIPAHVARKEKLAPLELDPPEHTAYRRVIAPLFAPKAVTVRTAAISDTCVGLIDGFSDRGRAEFVTEFAEPFPTRIFTNILGLPAAEAPRFVQWNAKLLHSQDQPEVRREAGIEINDYLRELIAARRAAPRDDVVSALLGGEIDGRPICDDEVQNICFLLFVAGLDTVTAALTWCFHFLAQNSDHRRQLVADPAILPGAVEELLRVHSFINPARTVTRDLEFAGVSMRKGERILLSTVLAAQDPEEFPDEAQVRFNRTANRHLAFGAGPHRCAGSHLARDEIGTALAQWHARIPDYAIAEGAELSIHAGGAMGIDRLPLVWSA